CTTGCGCCTGCGATGATTGCGGCACCTTCCACGGAAACGCGAATCAATGCTCCCGTTTTTAACAGATGCAAATGCTTAAGTTCTTCTTTCGTGAAACGACGATCACCCGCGCGAAGATCAATGGCTTGGCCACCCACCATGCCGCGAATACCGGCAGCTTCTGAAAGAAGACGAGTTAATTGTCCGACTAGAACTGTAGTATCGCTATAACCTTCTGCCACTAGCAAGAAAGCTTCCGTCAATAAAGCGTCACCCGCAAGCAAAGCAAAGTCTTCACCGAAGACTTTGTGGTTAGTCGGTTTACCACGGCGAATGTCATCGTTATCCATGCATGGCAAATCATCATGGATCAAAGAATATGTGTGAATAAATTCAACCGCAGCAGCAAAAGGTAACATCTTACTTGGGTCACAACCAAAAAGCTCTCCCACTAACAAAGATAAAACCGGACGGAATCTTTTTCCGCCATTGGTGCCTGAATAAACCATGGCCTTGCGTAATTCTAAAATGGCATCTCCCATGGGAAGCTGCATTTTTTCAAAGTACTGCTCTACATACTGATTCACAGCGTGTGTGCGGGCGGCGATTTCTTGATCAAGCTGAATGGCGAAATCCAAAACTAGTTTTCCTCTGGGGTAAAGTCAGCCACTACGGGTTTACCGTCGGCACCTACTGACATCAAAATTTTAACTTTTGCTTCAGCATCTGTAAGACGTTGGTTGCACTCTCTAGAAAGTTTCACGCCCTCTTCAAAAAGTTTCAGGGATTCTTCTAATGCCAAATCGCCTTTTTCCATTTTTTGCACAATCTCTTCAAGACGGCCTAATTTTTTTTCGAAATCCATTTTATTTTCCCTTCACGCTGTCGACAACAGCAGTCAGTGATCCTTCAGCCAAGCGAATATCGATAAGGTCTCCCTTTTTCACCTGACCACCTGCCTTAATTACTTCGCTATTTTTGGTTACAATCGAATAACCACGGTCCACTACTTTCAATGGGCTTAGGCTATCTAAAATAGCCATATACTTAGAAAGGCTGGATCTTTTACGATCTAAAGAGTGCACAAGCGCTTTATCTGCGCGAGCCATTAGGAATTCCAGATCTTTTCTTTTTTCATCGATCAGATCTTCTGGCGTTCCCAGTTTTTCCGTTAACAATTCCACTTTGTGATGACGAACTGAAAACAATCTTCTTAAGGCAAATTCAAGACGATTTAAAAGATCGTCGTTACGCAGATTTAAATCCTGCAAACGTC
This is a stretch of genomic DNA from Bdellovibrio reynosensis. It encodes these proteins:
- a CDS encoding polyprenyl synthetase family protein, with amino-acid sequence MDFAIQLDQEIAARTHAVNQYVEQYFEKMQLPMGDAILELRKAMVYSGTNGGKRFRPVLSLLVGELFGCDPSKMLPFAAAVEFIHTYSLIHDDLPCMDNDDIRRGKPTNHKVFGEDFALLAGDALLTEAFLLVAEGYSDTTVLVGQLTRLLSEAAGIRGMVGGQAIDLRAGDRRFTKEELKHLHLLKTGALIRVSVEGAAIIAGARPSEIEALKKFGEGLGISFQVADDVLDHGEKEQDIRSFTGIIGLEETKQYLNELSKNTLAELHKVSAEAPMLEYLITYNQTRKV
- a CDS encoding exodeoxyribonuclease VII small subunit, with amino-acid sequence MDFEKKLGRLEEIVQKMEKGDLALEESLKLFEEGVKLSRECNQRLTDAEAKVKILMSVGADGKPVVADFTPEEN